A DNA window from Castanea sativa cultivar Marrone di Chiusa Pesio chromosome 7, ASM4071231v1 contains the following coding sequences:
- the LOC142642883 gene encoding mitochondrial import inner membrane translocase subunit TIM44-2-like isoform X1 — MASWGRVRQSRLKHLAFQWKRYYSENSFASQARKTGLLQNRSWIFQNSVTASGFCRSMKLFGAPAQGSSSSLPLISANGYVGNRHFSVFNEFSEKMKVEANRNPELQKSLKELKEKAEELKVAKEELKNRTKQTTEKLYKNVDSAWTEAEATAKKVSTNMKEKISAAKEEVKESFGIGKEESSEFNGTSAKHGTDSKDGSNSKDGSKASSGEENFQQSASSENAETLFSKLKSSLPSQKVSLAFQKLKEAKVADLAKKGYGIVKDELSGTTSKKKHLQYTPSTSIGERSTKTDIVIVQSKQSPWSKKWEAFKEKIRSHPTFKRVSGYSEPVVTKSQEIAEDVREIWETSDNPIVHKIQDLNESIFQETDAAVSIKEIRQRDPSFSLPEFVTEVQEAVKPVLRAYMKGDAETLKKYCFPEVIERCKAEHGAYQSNGIFFDNKILHISDVEVRETKMVGNSLIIILSFETQQVYCVRDRHGSITAGSQDTIHTVYYAWAMQLVDAEERRDCALYPIWRLREMQQFGVQALI, encoded by the exons ATGGCATCTTGGGGAAGAGTTCGGCAATCTAGGTTGAAGCACTTGGCTTTTCAATGGAAGAGATACTATTCTGAAAACTCTTTTGCCTCACAAGCAAGAAAGACAGGTCTTTTACAAAACCGATCTTGGATTTTTCAAAACAGTGTCACAGCCTCTGGTTTTTGCAGGAGCATGAAACTTTTTGGTGCTCCAGCTCAG GGTTCAAGTTCAAGTTTACCATTGATTTCGGCAAATGGGTATGTGGGAAATCGTCATTTTAGCGTCTTCAATGAGTTTTCAGAAAAAATGAAAGTCGAAGCTAACAG AAACCCAGAACTTCAAAAGTCACTCAAGGAGCTGAAAGAGAAAGCAGAGGAGCTGAAAGTGGCCAAAGAAGAACTGAAAAATAG AACAAAGCAGACAACTGAGAAACTGTACAAGAATGTGGATAGTGCGTGGACAGAGGCTGAAGCTACGGCTAAAAAG GTTTCTACCAACATGAAAGAGAAGATCTCAGCTGCAAAAGAGGAG GTCAAAGAAAGTTTTGGGATTGGGAAGGAAGAGTCTTCAGAATTTAATGGTACTTCAGCTAAACATGGCACTGACAGTAAAGATGGAAGTAACAGTAAAGATGGAAGTAAAGCATCATCTGGAGAAGAGAATTTCCAGCAGTCTGCGTCTAGTGAAAATGCAGAAACTTTGTTTAGCAAACTGAAGTCCAGTCTTCCTTCCCAGAAGGTTTCTTTGGCCTTCCAGAAATTAAAGGAAGCAAAGGTTGCTGACTTAGCAAAGAAGGGATATGGTATTGTAAAAGATGAATTAAGTGGTACCACAAGTAAGAAAAAGCACCTGCAATATACTCCTTCCACATCAATAGGTGAAAGAAGTACAAAAACTGACATTGTCATTGTACAGTCAAAGCAGTCCCCATGGAGTAAAAAGTGGGAGGCATTCAAAGAGAAG ATTCGAAGTCATCCTACATTCAAACGTGTCAGTGGGTATAGTGAGCCTGTTGTCACAAAGAGTCAGGAG ATTGCAGAAGACGTGCGGGAAATATGGGAGACAAGTGACAACCCCATTGTTCACAAAATTCAGGA TCTCAATGAAAGTATCTTTCAAGAAACAGATGCTGCAGTATCAATCAAGGAAATACGTCAGCGAGATCC ATCTTTCTCTTTACCGGAGTTTGTGACAGAAGTTCAGGAAGCAGTCAAGCCTGTCCTCCGTGCTTACATGAAG GGAGATGCTGAAACACTTAAGAAGTATTGTTTCCCTGAAGTGATTGAACGGTGTAAAGCTGAGCATGGGGCTTATCAAAGCAATGGCATCTTTTTTGATAACAAG ATTCTTCATATATCAGATGTTGAAGTTAGAGAGACCAAAATGGTGGGAAATTCTCTTATTATTATCTTATCA TTCGAAACACAGCAGGTCTATTGTGTACGTGATAGACATGGTTCAATAACAGCAGGAAGCCAG GATACAATTCATACTGTATACTATGCTTGGGCAATGCAACTAGTGGATGCAGAAGAACGTCGAGATTGTGCTCTCTACCCAATATGGAGGCTAAGAGAAATGCAACAATTTGGAGTCCAAGCCCTCATCTAG
- the LOC142642883 gene encoding mitochondrial import inner membrane translocase subunit TIM44-2-like isoform X2 translates to MASWGSVRQSKLKHLAFQWKRYYSQNPFASQARKPGLLQNPSCIFQNSVTVSGFCRSMKLFGAPAQGSSSSLPLISANGYVGNRHFSVFNEFSEKMKVEANRNPELQKSLKELKEKAEELKVAKEELKNRTKQTTEKLYKNVDSAWTEAEATAKKVSTNMKEKISAAKEEVKESFGIGKEESSEFNGTSAKHGTDSKDGSNSKDGSKASSGEENFQQSASSENAETLFSKLKSSLPSQKVSLAFQKLKEAKVADLAKKGYGIVKDELSGTTSKKKHLQYTPSTSIGERSTKTDIVIVQSKQSPWSKKWEAFKEKIRSHPTFKRVSGYSEPVVTKSQEIAEDVREIWETSDNPIVHKIQDLNESIFQETDAAVSIKEIRQRDPSFSLPEFVTEVQEAVKPVLRAYMKGDAETLKKYCFPEVIERCKAEHGAYQSNGIFFDNKILHISDVEVRETKMVGNSLIIILSFETQQVYCVRDRHGSITAGSQDTIHTVYYAWAMQLVDAEERRDCALYPIWRLREMQQFGVQALI, encoded by the exons ATGGCATCTTGGGGAAGTGTTCGGCAATCTAAGCTGAAGCACTTGGCTTTTCAATGGAAGAGATACTATTCTCAAAACCCTTTTGCCTCACAAGCGAGAAAACCAGGTCTTTTACAAAACCCATCTTGTATTTTTCAAAACAGTGTTACAGTCTCTGGTTTTTGCAGGAGCATGAAGCTTTTTGGTGCTCCAGCTCAG GGTTCAAGTTCAAGTTTACCATTGATTTCGGCAAATGGGTATGTGGGAAATCGTCATTTTAGCGTCTTCAATGAGTTTTCAGAAAAAATGAAAGTCGAAGCTAACAG AAACCCAGAACTTCAAAAGTCACTCAAGGAGCTGAAAGAGAAAGCAGAGGAGCTGAAAGTGGCCAAAGAAGAACTGAAAAATAG AACAAAGCAGACAACTGAGAAACTGTACAAGAATGTGGATAGTGCGTGGACAGAGGCTGAAGCTACGGCTAAAAAG GTTTCTACCAACATGAAAGAGAAGATCTCAGCTGCAAAAGAGGAG GTCAAAGAAAGTTTTGGGATTGGGAAGGAAGAGTCTTCAGAATTTAATGGTACTTCAGCTAAACATGGCACTGACAGTAAAGATGGAAGTAACAGTAAAGATGGAAGTAAAGCATCATCTGGAGAAGAGAATTTCCAGCAGTCTGCGTCTAGTGAAAATGCAGAAACTTTGTTTAGCAAACTGAAGTCCAGTCTTCCTTCCCAGAAGGTTTCTTTGGCCTTCCAGAAATTAAAGGAAGCAAAGGTTGCTGACTTAGCAAAGAAGGGATATGGTATTGTAAAAGATGAATTAAGTGGTACCACAAGTAAGAAAAAGCACCTGCAATATACTCCTTCCACATCAATAGGTGAAAGAAGTACAAAAACTGACATTGTCATTGTACAGTCAAAGCAGTCCCCATGGAGTAAAAAGTGGGAGGCATTCAAAGAGAAG ATTCGAAGTCATCCTACATTCAAACGTGTCAGTGGGTATAGTGAGCCTGTTGTCACAAAGAGTCAGGAG ATTGCAGAAGACGTGCGGGAAATATGGGAGACAAGTGACAACCCCATTGTTCACAAAATTCAGGA TCTCAATGAAAGTATCTTTCAAGAAACAGATGCTGCAGTATCAATCAAGGAAATACGTCAGCGAGATCC ATCTTTCTCTTTACCGGAGTTTGTGACAGAAGTTCAGGAAGCAGTCAAGCCTGTCCTCCGTGCTTACATGAAG GGAGATGCTGAAACACTTAAGAAGTATTGTTTCCCTGAAGTGATTGAACGGTGTAAAGCTGAGCATGGGGCTTATCAAAGCAATGGCATCTTTTTTGATAACAAG ATTCTTCATATATCAGATGTTGAAGTTAGAGAGACCAAAATGGTGGGAAATTCTCTTATTATTATCTTATCA TTCGAAACACAGCAGGTCTATTGTGTACGTGATAGACATGGTTCAATAACAGCAGGAAGCCAG GATACAATTCATACTGTATACTATGCTTGGGCAATGCAACTAGTGGATGCAGAAGAACGTCGAGATTGTGCTCTCTACCCAATATGGAGGCTAAGAGAAATGCAACAATTTGGAGTCCAAGCCCTCATCTAG
- the LOC142642883 gene encoding mitochondrial import inner membrane translocase subunit TIM44-2-like isoform X3, translating into MASWGRVRQSRLKHLAFQWKRYYSENSFASQARKTGLLQNRSWIFQNSVTASGFCRSMKLFGAPAQGSSSSLPLISANGYVGNRHFSVFNEFSEKMKVEANRNPELQKSLKELKEKAEELKVAKEELKNRTKQTTEKLYKNVDSAWTEAEATAKKVSTNMKEKISAAKEEVKESFGIGKEESSEFNGTSAKHGTDSKDGSNSKDGSKASSGEENFQQSASSENAETLFSKLKSSLPSQKVSLAFQKLKEAKVADLAKKGYGIVKDELSGTTSKKKHLQYTPSTSIGERSTKTDIVIVQSKQSPWSKKWEAFKEKIRSHPTFKRVSGYSEPVVTKSQEIAEDVREIWETSDNPIVHKIQDLNESIFQETDAAVSIKEIRQRDPSFSLPEFVTEVQEAVKPVLRAYMKGDAETLKKYCFPEVIERCKAEHGAYQSNGIFFDNKILHISDVEVRETKMVGNSLIIILSVCILFFFELDSKHV; encoded by the exons ATGGCATCTTGGGGAAGAGTTCGGCAATCTAGGTTGAAGCACTTGGCTTTTCAATGGAAGAGATACTATTCTGAAAACTCTTTTGCCTCACAAGCAAGAAAGACAGGTCTTTTACAAAACCGATCTTGGATTTTTCAAAACAGTGTCACAGCCTCTGGTTTTTGCAGGAGCATGAAACTTTTTGGTGCTCCAGCTCAG GGTTCAAGTTCAAGTTTACCATTGATTTCGGCAAATGGGTATGTGGGAAATCGTCATTTTAGCGTCTTCAATGAGTTTTCAGAAAAAATGAAAGTCGAAGCTAACAG AAACCCAGAACTTCAAAAGTCACTCAAGGAGCTGAAAGAGAAAGCAGAGGAGCTGAAAGTGGCCAAAGAAGAACTGAAAAATAG AACAAAGCAGACAACTGAGAAACTGTACAAGAATGTGGATAGTGCGTGGACAGAGGCTGAAGCTACGGCTAAAAAG GTTTCTACCAACATGAAAGAGAAGATCTCAGCTGCAAAAGAGGAG GTCAAAGAAAGTTTTGGGATTGGGAAGGAAGAGTCTTCAGAATTTAATGGTACTTCAGCTAAACATGGCACTGACAGTAAAGATGGAAGTAACAGTAAAGATGGAAGTAAAGCATCATCTGGAGAAGAGAATTTCCAGCAGTCTGCGTCTAGTGAAAATGCAGAAACTTTGTTTAGCAAACTGAAGTCCAGTCTTCCTTCCCAGAAGGTTTCTTTGGCCTTCCAGAAATTAAAGGAAGCAAAGGTTGCTGACTTAGCAAAGAAGGGATATGGTATTGTAAAAGATGAATTAAGTGGTACCACAAGTAAGAAAAAGCACCTGCAATATACTCCTTCCACATCAATAGGTGAAAGAAGTACAAAAACTGACATTGTCATTGTACAGTCAAAGCAGTCCCCATGGAGTAAAAAGTGGGAGGCATTCAAAGAGAAG ATTCGAAGTCATCCTACATTCAAACGTGTCAGTGGGTATAGTGAGCCTGTTGTCACAAAGAGTCAGGAG ATTGCAGAAGACGTGCGGGAAATATGGGAGACAAGTGACAACCCCATTGTTCACAAAATTCAGGA TCTCAATGAAAGTATCTTTCAAGAAACAGATGCTGCAGTATCAATCAAGGAAATACGTCAGCGAGATCC ATCTTTCTCTTTACCGGAGTTTGTGACAGAAGTTCAGGAAGCAGTCAAGCCTGTCCTCCGTGCTTACATGAAG GGAGATGCTGAAACACTTAAGAAGTATTGTTTCCCTGAAGTGATTGAACGGTGTAAAGCTGAGCATGGGGCTTATCAAAGCAATGGCATCTTTTTTGATAACAAG ATTCTTCATATATCAGATGTTGAAGTTAGAGAGACCAAAATGGTGGGAAATTCTCTTATTATTATCTTATCAGTAtgcattttgtttttctttgaactTGATAGCAAGCATGTTTAA